A single region of the Bartonella harrusi genome encodes:
- a CDS encoding phospholipase D family protein → MTLLQIVIGFTTFFFIASMLAIYTYGRFVKNAKGECSYALTVKKDETKFDRIVSKLAEETDGLGVEKDALSLIISNLDAFCIRAIGAAQAGRSLDLMYYIWDDDLTGRLLLSEIVEAADRGVRVRLLLDDINAQARDPAYIALDKHPHIEVRMFNPGRSRKGGLRRGLEIILRAITVTRRMHNKAFIVDGRVAFVGGRNLADSYFDAGEESHFRDLDLMLIGPSVKKVENIFDDFWNSAVVLPIHTLVFPKSASDFGYWKNKLREFRDSKVAKVYLDYVKEHINFDSFIQAGKRLFLADKVVVLSDPPEKALRKKAGNWLMKALAQVIGEAKKTVQITSPYFVPGKLGTQHFSKLVSKGVDVKILTNSLAATDVALVHGGYVPYRKALLKNGVKLYELKPDSNTRGLRLFRSSKASLHTKAFLVDRKTAFIGSLNFDPRSAALNTEMGILFECAPITARLDMLFSEETTGEMSYHLRLGENNRIYWDFIENEKQYSVDSEPESNFGRRMFAKIISWLPIESQL, encoded by the coding sequence CGGTTTTACCACATTTTTTTTTATTGCGTCTATGTTGGCAATTTACACATATGGACGTTTTGTTAAAAACGCTAAGGGGGAATGTTCTTATGCGTTGACTGTTAAGAAAGATGAAACTAAGTTTGATCGTATAGTGAGTAAATTAGCAGAAGAAACAGATGGATTAGGAGTTGAGAAAGATGCTCTTTCACTCATCATCAGTAATCTGGATGCTTTTTGTATTCGTGCGATAGGAGCTGCACAAGCGGGGCGTAGCCTTGATCTGATGTATTATATTTGGGACGATGATTTAACAGGGCGCTTATTACTAAGCGAAATAGTAGAGGCAGCTGATCGTGGTGTTCGGGTGCGTCTTCTTTTAGATGATATTAATGCGCAAGCGCGAGATCCAGCTTATATTGCTCTAGATAAACATCCCCATATTGAGGTAAGAATGTTTAATCCAGGGCGATCACGTAAGGGTGGTTTACGTCGTGGTTTAGAGATTATATTGCGGGCAATCACTGTTACACGTAGAATGCATAATAAGGCTTTTATTGTAGATGGTCGGGTAGCTTTTGTAGGAGGACGCAATCTTGCGGATTCTTATTTTGATGCTGGTGAAGAATCGCATTTTCGAGATTTAGATTTGATGCTTATCGGTCCCTCGGTTAAAAAGGTAGAAAATATCTTTGATGATTTTTGGAATAGTGCTGTCGTTTTACCAATTCATACTTTGGTTTTTCCTAAAAGTGCAAGCGACTTTGGCTATTGGAAGAATAAATTACGAGAGTTTCGCGATTCTAAAGTTGCAAAAGTTTATTTAGATTATGTCAAGGAGCATATTAATTTTGACAGTTTTATCCAAGCAGGAAAGCGATTATTTTTAGCAGATAAAGTTGTCGTTCTTTCTGATCCTCCAGAAAAGGCCTTACGCAAAAAAGCAGGCAATTGGCTCATGAAGGCGCTTGCACAAGTTATAGGTGAGGCTAAAAAAACAGTTCAGATTACATCACCTTATTTTGTTCCTGGTAAGTTAGGTACGCAGCATTTTAGCAAATTGGTTTCCAAGGGTGTTGATGTCAAAATTCTTACGAATTCCTTAGCGGCCACTGATGTGGCTCTGGTGCATGGTGGTTATGTACCATATCGTAAAGCATTATTGAAAAATGGTGTTAAGCTTTATGAATTAAAACCGGATAGCAATACGCGAGGATTGCGTCTTTTTCGATCCAGTAAGGCAAGTTTACACACCAAAGCTTTTTTAGTTGATCGTAAGACTGCTTTTATTGGCTCTTTAAATTTTGACCCTAGATCAGCTGCGTTGAATACGGAAATGGGCATCCTTTTTGAATGTGCACCGATTACAGCGAGGTTGGATATGCTTTTTTCTGAAGAAACAACAGGCGAAATGAGTTATCATCTGCGTCTTGGTGAGAATAACCGTATTTATTGGGATTTTATTGAAAACGAAAAACAATATAGTGTTGATTCTGAACCAGAAAGCAATTTTGGGCGCCGTATGTTTGCTAAAATAATAAGTTGGTTACCTATTGAATCACAATTGTAG
- the guaB gene encoding IMP dehydrogenase, with translation MAKIVETGTGALALTFDDVLLQPGYSLVMPSQVDLRTRVAADITLNLPLLSAAMDTVTESRLAIAMAQAGGLGVIHRNMSPAEQAEEVRQVKKFESGMVVNPVTIGPDATLEKAKDLMRSYGISGIPVVENDVKGEMAGRLVGILTNRDVRFASDPKQKIYELMTHENLITVRENVQLSEAKYLLHHHRIEKLLVVDEQNRCVGLITVKDIEKAQLNPNAAKDFQGRLRVGAASSVGRDGIERAERLIDAGVDVLVIDTAHGHSQRVLETVERIKKMACSTAVIAGNVATSEATQALIDNGADAVKVGIGPGSICTTRIVAGVGVPQLAAIMSAAEVAEKAGIPIIADGGIKASGDFAKALAGGACAAMIGSLLAGTDESPGEVYLYQGRSFKAYRGMGSVGAMARGSADRYFQDEVRDELKLVPEGVEGQVAYKGSIASVLHQLAGGLRASMGYVGAKDLAEFREKATFVRITNAGLHESHTHDVAITRESPNYRGPV, from the coding sequence ATGGCAAAGATTGTTGAAACAGGAACGGGTGCATTGGCACTGACTTTTGATGATGTGCTTTTACAGCCAGGTTATTCTCTTGTTATGCCTAGCCAAGTCGATCTTAGAACGCGTGTTGCTGCTGATATTACGCTCAATTTGCCGTTACTTTCTGCTGCAATGGATACTGTAACAGAATCGCGTTTAGCAATCGCTATGGCACAAGCTGGTGGTCTTGGTGTTATTCATCGTAATATGTCTCCTGCAGAGCAGGCTGAAGAAGTTCGTCAGGTCAAGAAGTTTGAGTCTGGTATGGTTGTTAACCCAGTAACAATTGGGCCAGATGCAACACTTGAAAAAGCAAAAGATTTGATGCGCTCTTATGGCATTTCGGGTATTCCAGTTGTTGAAAATGACGTTAAAGGTGAGATGGCTGGACGGCTAGTTGGCATTTTAACGAATAGGGATGTGCGTTTTGCATCGGATCCAAAACAGAAAATCTATGAATTAATGACCCATGAAAATTTAATTACGGTACGTGAAAATGTTCAACTGAGTGAAGCAAAGTATCTTTTACATCATCACCGTATTGAAAAATTATTGGTTGTAGATGAACAAAATCGTTGTGTTGGTTTGATAACCGTTAAGGATATTGAAAAAGCACAATTAAATCCAAATGCAGCCAAGGATTTCCAAGGTCGTTTACGTGTTGGAGCTGCTAGCAGTGTGGGGCGTGATGGGATTGAGCGAGCGGAACGGCTTATTGACGCAGGTGTCGATGTGTTGGTGATTGATACAGCGCACGGGCATTCTCAACGTGTGCTAGAAACTGTTGAACGAATTAAAAAGATGGCGTGTTCTACAGCGGTTATTGCTGGTAATGTAGCGACTTCTGAGGCAACGCAAGCGTTAATTGATAATGGTGCAGATGCCGTAAAGGTTGGTATTGGTCCTGGTTCTATTTGCACAACACGAATTGTTGCAGGTGTTGGTGTTCCTCAACTTGCAGCTATTATGAGTGCTGCAGAAGTTGCTGAAAAAGCGGGTATCCCCATCATTGCTGATGGTGGCATTAAAGCTTCAGGTGATTTTGCTAAAGCATTAGCAGGTGGAGCGTGTGCTGCTATGATTGGTTCCCTTTTAGCCGGTACAGATGAAAGTCCAGGCGAAGTTTATCTGTATCAAGGGCGGTCTTTTAAAGCCTATCGTGGTATGGGATCAGTTGGTGCTATGGCAAGGGGATCGGCAGATCGTTATTTTCAAGACGAAGTGCGTGATGAACTTAAATTGGTTCCTGAAGGTGTGGAGGGTCAAGTAGCTTATAAAGGTTCGATAGCTTCGGTTTTACATCAGCTTGCTGGTGGATTACGTGCTTCGATGGGATATGTTGGAGCAAAAGATCTCGCAGAATTTCGTGAAAAAGCAACATTTGTTCGTATCACAAATGCTGGACTCCATGAAAGTCATACACATGATGTTGCTATCACACGAGAGAGCCCAAATTACCGGGGCCCTGTTTGA